The following nucleotide sequence is from Chaetodon auriga isolate fChaAug3 chromosome 19, fChaAug3.hap1, whole genome shotgun sequence.
CACatggctcactgtcacatgaTGGAAGACCACCGAACTAGGCAGAAGACAGGATTATGTTAGAGAGGAGGTGCGATTGTAaagctgcagtggtggaagcgggagggggaggaggggtgagggagagggagagacaggttCGATGTCAGACTGCTGCAGTCGTGGCTGGGCAGGGCTTACGGGCTGTCACTCAGGCAGGGACACCATGCCGCAGCCACACCATGGGGGAGGGGCTGcctgtgcagcagctcaggggTGAGGAGAGGTGGATGTATGCGTGCGCGTGGGTGGGGGTCCGTGCTGCACCAATCAGGCATTTCATGTCTGTGAGTCAAAACCGAAGCAGAGATGtaacaataacaacatcagGGCTGTTACTGCTGGCAGCACTGCAATATGTCAAATATTAATGTCAGCGGTTCACGCTGTGAAAGAGCCCACAGACAAATAATTTGATATTTACTTGAAGCTTCACACTGAGTCAAGTCTTACCGGGTCACAGGCGTTACACAAAAgtgatgcacacatgcacatgtctTTTAACAATCCCAACCACCAgtctgacatttctgctctACTTCCTCAGccagtgttgttttcagtgtgcTCACGGCGCTCAGGGTTCACTGGACTCCCGTGTCCCAAGGCTACATGCAACATAGCAACCATGAAAATATGTCACATTAGCGATTATTAAAggaatggtttgacattttgggaagtgcTCTTATTTGCCTTGATAGATTGGaagataccactctcatatctgtctgttgaATGTAAGGCTACATCCAGTAGCCGGTTAGCTTAACATAGCTTAgtacaaagactggaaaaaggaggaaacagctaacctAGCTCTGTCCTGTGATAATGCAATGAAATCTGACTGCCGGCACCTCTAAAGCTGATTAATATGttagattttgtgttttcaatgcAAAAAAACCCCCAGAGTGCTCAGACTATTACTTGGCTGggagcagtaacttcctggagtcgTTGTTTAGCAACTGCTCAAAGCCAAGAAATACTGTTAGACCTCCACATAACACCccataaaacaaaaaattatAATTTTTACACTTCGGTTGTTGTACagaccaaatgaacaaaatacaTGTCTACTGGTGAGCTTTAGGGATGCTTGTGgacacagccatgctagctgtttccagtctttgtgctaagctaagctaaactaagctaaccagctccTTGCTGTAGCCTtataacagacagatatgagggTGGCATGAAGCTTCTCCTCTAACTctcaggaagaggaggtgaataggcatatttccaaaatgtcaaactattcctttaaataaatgacataaaaatgtaGATGCACATGTATTTAAGGGATGTTGTGGGATGATGTTTACATAAGGATGTAACAGACGTGATAATTTGTAAATTACATTTCGACTCAGTGGACCATCTCCTGTTaattaaaatgctaaatataCCGTAAGCCagatcctctctcctcttcatatTAGGCATGCGTTGTCacttcatgttgctgtttaacaAGTCCAGCGTTAAATCTGCCTGACTCAGCCTGAAACAGGTGACGCAACAGTAGATGAGACAATTATGATACTCAGATACCTCATTACACACAGAGCCGAGTCCATCCTTCAGACCCTGCTGTCTGCTCCAGAAAGCTAGAAAGCTGTAATGGTAAGCTGCAGTAGTAACTGTTTGTCCCCACCTCACCCTCCTCCCAGACCTCCTTTCTCCGAGCTCCGAGTAATTCATATTGATTGTTTGGTGCAGCTCGATACCGAGGTGATTCAGTGGGACTACCACACAATATCacgcctcctccacctctgataTGAAGGGTGGGGGGAGGTAGAAATAGGCGGATGGTCATCTCTTGCGGTGGTGGAGGGTATTAATGAGAAATCTTCAGCTGAATATTTGTTCCTTGACACAGCAGACATGATACTGAGCCTTAATCTGTTAAATTGACTAGCAGTGGACCACAGACAGCCCTCTGCTGTAGATCGTCTTGGAAGCACACCAGGCTGTTAGTGAAGATCCATCCTTCCTGCTGGCTGTGCTATGGCAAGTGGAGAGGCAGGCCATTGGGTGCAATCTGTGTGTGGGTTTAGATGAGGCTCCGCGGGGGTCTCAGTGTCCGTGTCCTCcatctgctgttttgtctgtcttGTGTCTTCCTGTTTCAGGTCCCTCCTATTTTTATGTTCTCTCCGTGTGAttggtttttaaatgtttttgtgtgtgtacgtgagaAAGCTGATTTTTGCAGTATGTCACTTCacttgtttgtctgctgttgtctgtttgaATGAAAGCGGTCGCAGGCTTATCCGGCTCGATTCTCATCACTGGCATTTATTTTCTATAGGAGCACACTTCACCAGGCATCAACACAGCCATGCTACCTCCTGCCGACACTTTCACCTGGGCGCTGCCCAGGCACCCATCTCAGCAGAGTTCCCTCTAGGACACGCCAGCCAGCCGCCGCAGACCGGCCTGGCCACCCACCTGCCCCCGGCACACCATCCGCCCCTCACTGCCCTGCCTGCGCCCCCTCAGTTCCAGGATGTGCCAGGGCCTCCATTCCTACCTCAGGCCTTACACCAGCAATAcctcatccagcagcagcttcttgaAGCGCAGCACCGCCGGATTCTCCCGCACTCCAGGTAGAACTGCTACCTGCATGCAGATACGCTCAAACAGAAAACCATGCAAACATTTTTAGCTTCTCTTTTATCTTATTTGCAGAAGAACCCAGGAGCGTATTCCCCTGAACCCTCACCGGCTGCGTTCAGGCTATGAGTACTCCCCTCCCCTCCATGTTCCACAGCCAAtgacgcagcagcagcagcgctacCTGGCCGAAGGGACCGACTGGTGAGTCACTGTCGCGGATAAACGAGGGTCCTGTGGAGTCGAGAAACGATCACCCCCCTGCCCTTTCATCTCTGtgcccatctgtctgtctgtcacacggCCTACACGGATGATGATGTTGATTTAGtcgcctctctgtctgcctgcagggATCTCAGCGTTGATGCTGGCCTCCCTCACCACCAGtaccagctccagcagcttccgCAGCACTATCAGCATTACCTGGCCTCCCCTCGAATGCACCACTTCCCCAGGAACACGTCCTCTGCACAAGTGGTACGTTGGTCACCCTGTTATAatattatatgttttttttaaggctgcAAATGtaatcatcaaaacaaatgtattcatttaaaaGAGTGTTACACCCATATAGTATTGTCAAAGTCATGATTAACCTGGCATCTACATTACCCAAAATGCAACTCCACCACTAACAGTTCGGTTGGAGATTccagctaatgtagcctcaaggCTGCAGCCTCAATAGGAACTCACTAGATTGTACTTTTCATACTGGTATCAAGAGTTTTGGGAACTTGCCACCTTTAGCAGCACGTTGTTGCTGTTTAGCAACTGGAAACACAGTTTTGGTGTTTGTGCCACCTTCACGATGCATCAAAACTATGGAGGAAAACCACCTACAGCGCTGAAATATGATCAAGCGTTCTCTTTTGCTAGGTTGTGCATGAAATCAGAAACTACCCGTACCCCCAGCTGCACCTGTTGGCTCTGCAAAGTCTGAATCCTTCAAGGCACGCCACCGCTGTACGAGAGAGCTATGAGGTAGACTATGCTGCTTTCAATCACACCACATGATCCTCTTCAGCATATGGAGTTCAGTTGTTGTTGGAATTTCCAGTTTTAGGCACTTCTTGTCCACATTTGCTTAAATATCAGTTGACAAAGTCTcacctcaaggtccatttagtcACTGTTCTATTACTATAGTCTAATACTGTTCTCAAGCGTGTGTCCACTTTTTCGTCAGGAGCTGTTGCAGCTGGAGGACCGGCTGGGGAGCGTCAGCAGAGGAGCTGTTCAGACAACCATAGAGAGATTCACTTTTCCACACAAATACAAGAAGGTAGCATAATGACATACGGAGACATAACCTGTTGAATACACTCACATTGGGCTTTTCTGACCCGAGCGTTTGGCTCTCTGCAATCTGACCCGCTAACAGAGAAAGCCCCTGCAGCTGAAGatcggggaggaggaggaaacagatgTGGATGAGAAATGCACCATCTGTTTGTCCATGCTGGAGGACGGAGAGGACGTCAGGTCAGAAACTCTTTGTAGCCCCAGAATCCTACTTTTTCATGAAATTCTTTAAATTGAATTTTAACCTGTTAGTTATTGAGCTTCGGAGCAGCTGGTTGGTGGATTCTGTTATGTTTGGTCACTGCCAGGCTAGCtatttccttctgtttccagtctttgtgctaagctaagctaaccagctgctggatgtAGGATTAATAAACATCATTCTCATTGCATAAATAGTTACAAACCTGATCATTATTAAATTAGATCTCGACTCAGTGGACCGTGTACTATTAATTCAATTTGTCAGCTAATGCTAAATATTACAAACCATTAACTAATAACCAAATCCTCCCTCTTGATCTCATTAAACATAGATTGTCACTTCATATTATAACAAATCCAGCTTTGATCTGCCTGCCTCAGCTttaaacagctgacagaaaagaCTATTGATAGGCAGGTTTTCTTACTGTCTGATAGAgccgggctagctgtttccacctgtttccagtctttgtgctaagctaagctaaccagctccTGGCCGCGGCTGCATATTGAAGGGAAAGATGTGAGAGTGGCTTCGATCTTCTCATGTcaccagaaaacacaaagttgaACTGTTCCCCGAGCCAAGGCATAAGCATGTGCACTCACACATGCCTTTAAAACCATGTTGGGGAATGAAATTCAGGGGTGAAGATCTGTGCCCTGGGATGAGGGAAGAGGGTCGGTTTACAGCGCGTGGAGTCTCAGCTGTCCGACAGGCGTGCAGGATTGATGACTGGACAGAAGTCGTCTCTGCATGCCTGAGTGAACAAAATTAACTCCACGCTGGTTCCTGAAGCTCTTTGCGGGCACATAACCGTATGCTCAAGGTGAGTCGTGCTCGCCAATGTGAATCAACATTTACCTcgtgtctctctgtcctgcaggaGATTGCCCTGCATGCACCTCTTCCACCAGGGCTGCGTGGACCAATGGCTGGCCACCAGCAGGAAGTGTCCGATCTGCCGAGTTGACATCGAAACACAGCTGAACCCTGACAGCTGATGGGATTTAAACCCCCCACTCTGTCAATCACCCTCGTGTGGTTCCTGCTTTCTTCggccctcccctcctcctctcggGTGCTTTGCCAAATGTCTCCAGACGTCATGTGACATCACCACCCTTCTGACTCACGCTTTACTGAGCCAAGCCAGGATAACTAACTGCACCAGAGGCCGCCAGGGGCTCTCTTTATATAGAAGCACATCCTTCCGGAGGCAAaagacacgcaaacacacacatactcatgtACACAGGGTTTACTTGTAGCTTGCTGGTCGTAAGTGgggtgttgttgctgttgtggtgTTGTACTGTAGGTAGCCTCGGGCTGTGTAGCATGTCCTCAAAGCCATGACTTAATGTCCTGAGAGTGGAAAACACATAACCCCACACTGAGCTGGCtactttctctcttcttctctctctttctatatatataaatatatatatatatatatatttctctcCTTTCAAACGCACTTCAATCAAAGTGAATATTCTGCCACAGGAGAAAACTTAACAGAAAAACTAAATGCTCTGATGCCATGTTTACCTAAAGATCATTTGTGGTCGTAGTAGAGTAGCAGTAACCAACAAGTGATACCTGGTGCGCTGTCGCCTTCATGGAGGGGGGGCGGCAAGCACGGGCTAGCTCAGTGTTTTAATCCTATCATGcagctttgacatttttgcaaTACAGGTGTACATTTACCTTGGGTTGGTGTCCTGTGAGATGGTGTCACGTGAATAGGTCTCGTTCGCTGCAGGGGGAAACAGTGATCCGAGTCGTCGTGTGTTTCAAAATAGgtagaaagtgttttttttttttttttttaattaaccaaaatgcattttgtcacagtgtagTTGACGCAGGTtcacgcgtgtgtgtgcgtgtgtgtgtgtgtgcgcgtgtatgtgtgtacgtgcgcgcgcgcgctcTGCCCCGCTGCGTGTGACTTTAAAGAACGTGTGCATGTTCAGGAAGTGCAGCTGTGAGCGTGTTTCATGAACTCCTGGACGTTAACTCGCTGTAGGCTGTGAGCACTGGAGTGCTTTTACGAggcaaagccaaaaaaaaaaaaaaaatcataaaaataatacaaaaataaataaataaataaggatgaaaaaaggaagctgcagcagcgcGAGGCAGGAGGAAGACCTCGCACCTGGATCTTCATCTGGTGCAGAGTGtatcagaaaaaaatgcatgtgtcATCGTGGGCTGTTAGCTTTGGTAGCTCAGTTTAAAAAGGTACAGAGGTGGCTTTGCATGACTTACTGAAGCTCTGACTATCTTCTCAACActaacagacaaaaaaagaaaaaaaaaatgagcacgGTGTCAGCGGCTGCTCCCCTGACTTGTAGCGCGTGTCCATCCCTGACCCCTTCGGTGGCAACGATGGGATCCTATTTTTGATGTTTACCTTATTGCCTAAAGAACAAGCACATGTGACAATAGTTATAGCAACAAACGGTTCCTCTTGGTGTTGCATCCGGTTTTCTGTTCATAGATTCATCAGTGTTTCGGCAGGCAGGAGCTCGCGTTATTGATCTTGTGTGTTCGTGTGACAGACCTCCCCTCGTGGTTGCTATGCTGGTTGCTATGCTGTATCGCTAGAACATGTAGAACGTGGTTCGACGGAGGCAGCCTCGCGCTCGCAGTGCACACAGACGAGACGGCGGAACAGCCGGAGAACATCCAGGCTGTTCCAGGCAAGCGGAGCACCCCCACGCActggtcttcttcttcttcttcttcttcttcttcttcttcttcttcttcttcttctactgcttctgcttcttcttcttctcctcattttTAACTCTTTGTTTCTGTGCCGTTATCTCCAGATTACGAGTTAATTATGTCGCTATCTGAGAAGATGATGAGGAGATCACCAacttctcatctctctgcttcAGTGAAGTGAAGCCTGTTAAAAATGGCAGACTTAATGAAGGCCAACACACTGCACAGTGACCCCCGCCACATCAGCACATACCCTGCAGAACCCTGCTGACTTTTATCATCAAATTTATAATCAATGCAGTGATCAACTCAAACTCCttgatctgacattttcatcttaAATCAGTCACTACAGTTGTCAAGACGCCATCTGTGCCTGCTGGCATGGCGCTCGCAGCAGCTGGTTCGCGAGATTACAGAGATCACATGTGAATCCATCTCGCTCCTCTATACATCATATAGCTCACtaatctgattggttgaagttagcccATTAAGAAACCACGTGGCATCCGGTTAAGTAATAAGAGGAAAACAACCTTTTGTTCTCTTGCGATAACAGGTTGATTATCTTGTTATCTCCAGATAACAAAGCTCGTTTCTTCGAGTTAACGAACATATTTAAGTCTGGAGATAACGTCACTAAGAAAAAGTAACTGCCAGCAGGGGCGATCTCGCTGTCGAACCTTGCCGTTGTCGTTTCAGCTGCGCGGGGCCGCCTGTTGAAAGCATGCCTTTAGGACCCTCACTGTCCCATGCACTGTGATAGTAAAAGATGAGACTTGGCCCAGAGACTCTTTAGGCCTCAGCGGGCCGAGGATCAATTAACAGGATTACTCCTCCTTGTCTTGTGCACTGCCGGCGTTGACACTGCCTCCTCCTGTAGTGGAGTCATCTGTGATGAAGTTTTCATAGTTTACACAGGGTGTTGTCAGTTGAGATGCCTTAAGTATTTAACAATCATAATTTATTACTAACTGTAGATATTGTGGGTATGTATTTAAttttatatagttttttttttttttggggggggggcgactgaatcataatttatttatttagaaataacataaaaatgctATGAAAAAAACTATTACCtcatttttgcattgttttaaaTGGGAATGCTTTGCATGCAGTTGTACTTTTTGGACACtaaagttaaagaaaaaaaaaatggagcccTGCTGTTTGATCTCCACAAGCTGGCTGTGCGATGTTTACTGTCCAAGGCTGAGCTACTGAGCCcgctctccgtctctctctccgtctgtctctctccatctctccgtctctctctcctccctccctctctctctctctctctctctctctctctctctctctctctgtctctctctcatgtgGTGCTGTGGATCTTGGTTACATTCCATTCAATGCAATTTCTCTGATCCCCCATGCTGTGACGTAGTGGACAAACTGCAATGAAGTGAATtggtttgttcttgtttttccttttttttgcacTCACTTGTTAAACTATGGGAACCCTCtcactggcaaaaaaaaaaaaagttagttaaAATAATTTAAGATTATCACGACGATCTCTGGCTTTTCTTTTCCACGCTCTGCTTCTCACAGTGCACTATGGGTCGTAATAATGATCACCTGTGAGGCATGTTCCTTCGCTTTAACTCTTTGtaccttttcattttcatctctccggtgtttctcttcagtttgtAGTCTTAAGCATAACAAGTGCCTCGCTTTAAGTGTTAGGAGATGTTTCCATACTACTGAAACCATTAATAACAATCAGCCCATGAAGCCACCATGCCTTATTGGTTGCATAATTAATTAAAAGAACGAGTCGTGAAGGAGCTTTTGACAGGCGTCGACAAAAGCCATTTTCCTCAAAATTCAAGTCAAACTGtccaaaacagctgctggtttgtCGTGATGAAGTATTTACATATTGTGGGAATAGTT
It contains:
- the ark2ca gene encoding E3 ubiquitin-protein ligase ARK2C isoform X1, whose amino-acid sequence is MVLVHVGYLVLPVFGSVRNRGAHFTRHQHSHATSCRHFHLGAAQAPISAEFPLGHASQPPQTGLATHLPPAHHPPLTALPAPPQFQDVPGPPFLPQALHQQYLIQQQLLEAQHRRILPHSRRTQERIPLNPHRLRSGYEYSPPLHVPQPMTQQQQRYLAEGTDWDLSVDAGLPHHQYQLQQLPQHYQHYLASPRMHHFPRNTSSAQVVVHEIRNYPYPQLHLLALQSLNPSRHATAVRESYEELLQLEDRLGSVSRGAVQTTIERFTFPHKYKKRKPLQLKIGEEEETDVDEKCTICLSMLEDGEDVRRLPCMHLFHQGCVDQWLATSRKCPICRVDIETQLNPDS
- the ark2ca gene encoding E3 ubiquitin-protein ligase ARK2C isoform X2 — encoded protein: MVLVHVGYLVLPVFGSVRNRGAHFTRHQHSHATSCRHFHLGAAQAPISAEFPLGHASQPPQTGLATHLPPAHHPPLTALPAPPQFQDVPGPPFLPQALHQQYLIQQQLLEAQHRRILPHSRTQERIPLNPHRLRSGYEYSPPLHVPQPMTQQQQRYLAEGTDWDLSVDAGLPHHQYQLQQLPQHYQHYLASPRMHHFPRNTSSAQVVVHEIRNYPYPQLHLLALQSLNPSRHATAVRESYEELLQLEDRLGSVSRGAVQTTIERFTFPHKYKKRKPLQLKIGEEEETDVDEKCTICLSMLEDGEDVRRLPCMHLFHQGCVDQWLATSRKCPICRVDIETQLNPDS